Part of the Arcobacter sp. F155 genome, TAAATATAGTAACTCAATAGCTTTTGATGAAACTATCAATGAAAATGAAATTCCTTCTAACTTAGATAAACTAGACTTAAATAACCCAGAAGAGATAATCAACTGGATTGAAAACAATGCAAAGAGAGTTTAATGCAAGAAATATTTGAAGCAATAAAAGAAGCTAGTAAACAAATACAAGACGTAATAGAATTAGGTGATACAGCAAAAAGTGAAAATGAAAACTCTACTGGTGATACACAATTAAAACTTGATATTGCAAGTGATGTTATCATCGAAAAGGTTTTTGCAACTATTCCTTCGATTAAATCAATTGTTAGTGAAGAACAAGAAAATATTGTTGATTTAAATGAAGATGGAGAATATTTAATAGCTTATGATCCTTTAGATGGGTCTTCATTAGTTGATGTTAACCTTTCAGTTGGTTCTATTTATGGTATTTATAAAAACGATTTTACTGGAGACAATATTGTTGCTTCAGTTTATGTAGTATTTGGACCAAGAGTAGAAATGGTAATTGCCTATGAAAATAGTGTAAAACTATATAGACTTTTTGATGATGAATTTAATTATATAAAAGATATTAAACTTGAAGAAAAAGGTAAATTAACTGCAACTGGTTCTACTCAAATGTGTTGGCCAACACACCACAAAGAGCTTGTAAATAGTATGTATGATGCAGGTTATTACTTAAGATATTCAGGTGGTATGGTTCCGGATTTACACCAAATCCTTTTAAAAGGTGGAGGATTATTTTCTTATCCAGGAACAACAGATAAACCAAAGGGTAAATTAAGACAACTATTTGAGGTTTTCCCTTTTGCCTTAGCATATGAATTTGCAGGAGGAAAAGCTGTTGACGGTAAAAATAGAGTTTTAGAAATATCTACAACTCATATTCATGATACTAGTCCATGTTTTTTTGGTTCAAACGATGAAATTAATAGAGTTTTAGAAGTTTATAAAGATCATGTCTGAAAACCAACAAAAAGACCAATGGGAATTAAACCTAGAAAAAGTAAAGACAGAACTAAATAGTTGTCAAATGTCTTTACACAATAAACAATCTTGTCAGCCAGACAATAACTTTTGTGAAAAGTTTTTTGATTGTGAACTAAGAAAAAAATATGTAATTGCTGTTTATGAGTCTATGAATAAAGGCTCTGGCGGTGGATTTGAATTTTAATTAAAAGAAGAAGGTATTTATATGGAAAACTCTTGTAAAAATGTTTATATTACAACTCCTATTTATTATGTAAATGATGTAGCACATATCGGTCATGCATATACAACAATTATTGCAGATATGTTAGCAAGATACTCAAGACTAACTGGATATAACACATATTTTTTAACAGGAACAGATGAGCACGGACAAAAAATTGCTCAAAGTGCAGAAGCTAGAGGAAAAACTGCAAAAGAGTATGCTGATGAAGTATCAGGGAAGTTTAGAAAACTTTGGGATGATTTTGATATTACTTATGATAAGTTCATTCGTACAACTGATGAAGAGCATAAACTTGGTGTTCAAAAAGCCTTTGAAAAAATGTATGAAAAAGGTGATATCTATAAAGGTGAGTATGAAGGTTTCTATTGTGTATCATGTGAGACATTCTTTACAGAAAAACAACTTGTAGATGAACAATTCTGCCCAGACTGTGGTAAACCTACAAATATTGTTAAAGAAGAGAGTTATTTCTTCAAACTATCAAAGTATGAAGATAAGCTAATTAAATGGTATGAAGAGAATGAAGACTGTATCTTACCAAGAGCAAAGAAAAATGAAATCATGAACTTTGTAAAAGGTGGATTAAAAGATCTTTCTATTTCAAGAACATCATTTGACTGGGGTGTAAAACTTCCAGAATCTTTAAATGAACCAAAACACGTAATGTATGTTTGGCTAGATGCACTTATGAACTATGTTACTGCTTTAGGTTACGGTGGAGATGAAAAAAATATGGATTTCTGGCCTGCTAAAGTTCATTTAGTTGGAAAAGATATTTTAAGATTCCACTCTGTTTATTGGCCAGCATTCTTAATGTCTTTAGACTTACCATTACCAGATCATATTGCAGCACATGGTTGGTGGACAAGAGATGGTGAAAAAATGTCTAAATCTAAAGGAAATGTTGTTGATCCAAAAGAGGTTGCAGATGCTTATGGTTTAGATGCATTTAGATACTTCATGTTAAGAGAAGTTCCATTTGGACAAGATGGAGATTTTTCTCAAAAAGCTTTAATGGATAGAATCAACTCTGATTTAGGTAATGATTTAGGAAACCTTTTAAATAGAATTTCTGGTATGTCTGGAAAATATTTTGACTTTAAAATTGATTCTAAAGATGTTGTAAAATATCATGAAAAAGAGT contains:
- the metG gene encoding methionine--tRNA ligase, with protein sequence MENSCKNVYITTPIYYVNDVAHIGHAYTTIIADMLARYSRLTGYNTYFLTGTDEHGQKIAQSAEARGKTAKEYADEVSGKFRKLWDDFDITYDKFIRTTDEEHKLGVQKAFEKMYEKGDIYKGEYEGFYCVSCETFFTEKQLVDEQFCPDCGKPTNIVKEESYFFKLSKYEDKLIKWYEENEDCILPRAKKNEIMNFVKGGLKDLSISRTSFDWGVKLPESLNEPKHVMYVWLDALMNYVTALGYGGDEKNMDFWPAKVHLVGKDILRFHSVYWPAFLMSLDLPLPDHIAAHGWWTRDGEKMSKSKGNVVDPKEVADAYGLDAFRYFMLREVPFGQDGDFSQKALMDRINSDLGNDLGNLLNRISGMSGKYFDFKIDSKDVVKYHEKELNEVQEILDNVEKYVFNMQLNRYLEDIWKILTIANKAIGDHEPWAKMKDGKTEEAMALVALITNIMAKVALLLDSVMPEKIAKIATSLGLEINNESYNKLIVNKELIGETTITKVEQLFPRIEEILLEQAKPTEVSKTEVEEKKPSKKEEKKETQEEDNLITIDQFFETTLRIGTIVEAEEVPKSKKLLKLQVDVGEEKPRQVLAGIKEFYSAESLVGTQACVVANLKPAKLMGMLSEGMLLAAKDEDGLCLIRPEKPKTNGTKIS
- a CDS encoding class 1 fructose-bisphosphatase — translated: MQEIFEAIKEASKQIQDVIELGDTAKSENENSTGDTQLKLDIASDVIIEKVFATIPSIKSIVSEEQENIVDLNEDGEYLIAYDPLDGSSLVDVNLSVGSIYGIYKNDFTGDNIVASVYVVFGPRVEMVIAYENSVKLYRLFDDEFNYIKDIKLEEKGKLTATGSTQMCWPTHHKELVNSMYDAGYYLRYSGGMVPDLHQILLKGGGLFSYPGTTDKPKGKLRQLFEVFPFALAYEFAGGKAVDGKNRVLEISTTHIHDTSPCFFGSNDEINRVLEVYKDHV